The nucleotide window CTCGGCAACGGCGGTAGCTTCGTCCAGCAGGGAGGCATTGGCGATGTCCAAGCCGGTCAGGTCGGAAACCATGGTCTGGAAGTTCAGCAGCGCCTCAAGCCGGCCCTGGGAGATTTCCGGCTGGTACGGCGTGTAAGCGGTGTACCAGGCCGGGGATTCCACCACATTGCGGCGGATCACCGGCGGCGTGATGGTGTCGTAGTAACCCTGCCCAATCATCTGCACGGCAGTGATGTTCTTGGCGGCGAGGGCGCGCAGATCCGCGAGGACCTCGGCTTCGCTGCGGGCAGCCGGCAACTCAAGCGGCGCGCTCTGGCGGATGTCCGCCGGAACGGCCGTATCGACCAGGTCTTCGAGGCTGGTGTAGCCGAGCTGCTTGAGCATGGTCTCGGCGTCGCTGTTGCGCGGGCCGATGTGGCGCTCGGCAAATGTCGCAATGGTGGGTTGAACCGTCATGAAGGAACTCCAGTTATTGGCCGGCACGGTTGTACCAGGTGGATCGGGTTCCTCCCCGCTCTGTATTGGACCTGAGAGATTCCGCGGAAACTTTTCCAAGTTCCGCTTGCACCGTCGGTGAGCCGCGCCGTAATGGTCGACTACTTTCCAGAGTTGCCTGTCTGCGGCGGTACAGGGGCCTGAGAGATTCCTGGGGAGGTATTGCTCCTACGGCGCCCGCTGACATTCATCCAGCAGGACTCTCCCGCCGCAATTCGAAGGCAAATATGCAGTTATGACACTTTTGAAGTGCGTTCTATCTTCTTGAATGGTAGCTGGTGAGGGCGAACACAAACAAGGCGGCCGGCATTAGCCGCGCGGTTCGCGGTGCTGGACCAGTCCTTTAACGTAGGCGGCCTGCCCGGCGTGCTCCAAACAGTCATCAATGACACTGACCAGCCGGACTCCGAGGGTAACGTGCGGGTCCCAGCGCGTATCCACAATCCGGTCCAGCTCGTTTTCGGTCAGCGACCCGATGAACTCGAGGCTTTGGCGGTGCACCGCGTCGAAATACTCGGCCAGCAGGCTTCCGGATTCCACTCTGACGGCGCTGACCTGGTCCGAGGTGTGGCCGTATCCGGTTTCGTGTGTGTCCAGCGGAAGATCGAACAGTTCTGCCCAACCGCCTGAGGTCCAGCGCTGCTCCACATCCGCGACATCGGCGATGTGATCGTCCTGGATCCGGGTCAAATGCCAGATCAGCCAGGCGATCGAGTTGCCGTTTCCTCCTGGCCGTTCGGCCAGCTGGTCCGGGTCCAGTCCATCAAGCACCTCGTGGACCCGCTCCTGGATCCGGCCAAAAGCGTCTGCCAGCAGATCGTTGAACTTCATCTTCGCTCCTCGTTCGGGATTGGCGGCAACGATGCCAGCCTATGCCTACGCCCGCTGATGGTCCTCCAGATAGCACGGTTTGCTGACAATGAAAGCACCCACGGCGAGGACGATGAGCGATACGGCGAGCAGTCCGAACGATGTTGCCCACGTTCCGGTGATGTCTTTCAGCAGCCCGAAAGTCAGCGGCCCAAGGCAGGCAACCGAATAACCGATGCCTTGGGCAAAGCCGGAAAGCGCACCCGATCCGGCGGTGGTCCTGGTCCGCAGGTTGACCAGCAGCAGTGCCATGGCGAATGTACCTTGGCCCAGCCCGGCCAAGGTGATCCAGAGGATCGTGCCCGATGAAGGTGCCAGCAGCAGGCCCGCATAGCCTCCGGCGTAGCAAAGCACGAACAGGGCTGCGAGCGGGAAGGGATTGCGCATTCTGGCCGCCAGATATGGAACCAGCAAGCTGGTCGGCAGGCCGAGAATCGCGTAATAGGACAGCAAGGTGCCCCCTTGGGCCGCGTCCATGCCCGCGTCGAGCAGCAGTGGAGGCAGCCAGGTGAACATCGAGAAGGTGTTGGTGGAGGTCCCGGCAAAC belongs to Arthrobacter crystallopoietes and includes:
- a CDS encoding mycothiol transferase; amino-acid sequence: MKFNDLLADAFGRIQERVHEVLDGLDPDQLAERPGGNGNSIAWLIWHLTRIQDDHIADVADVEQRWTSGGWAELFDLPLDTHETGYGHTSDQVSAVRVESGSLLAEYFDAVHRQSLEFIGSLTENELDRIVDTRWDPHVTLGVRLVSVIDDCLEHAGQAAYVKGLVQHREPRG